A single region of the Silene latifolia isolate original U9 population chromosome 8, ASM4854445v1, whole genome shotgun sequence genome encodes:
- the LOC141595160 gene encoding protein FAR1-RELATED SEQUENCE 5-like encodes MKQYIGLSDAKMVVDNFSQKKETCSTFYFNFEVDEKQCLSRLFWADTISRKNYALFGDMLSIDSTFRTNKYDMVFVPFTVVDQHKRCVTVGAGLLSHESIETYTWLFKAFLDAMGGCAPKAIITDQCPSMKPAIEEVFPDTSHRLCMWHIMKKLREKVDAFLWQDEDFKKRLNAWVWNNHCEPDEFEEAWANIMIDYDLVDHPWLSSLYEIKEDWVPTYFREKFMAGIMRVTSRSESENSFFDRFLTPHATLVEFWMSFESAMDAQRHKKSKLKSENIHSTSPLKTPVQLEKHASEIYTHATFKDFQNELCAAVYNCGMVDVHVTDGTEVYIINDIERERKTWEVAFTASREEIICSCCLYQRMGMLCKHVIWVLNHKNIRRIPDKYILNRWTKNALMKPVFDEHGNKMEDVGKSDNKKRMTNELWEEMYSCVSLAEENEKDIQTLIDKLREVGMEIKQHRGNEPPILNTMSEMERYVGCSIPKEINIQVPQKSHNKGSGKRIQSSVLKALEKSGKK; translated from the coding sequence ATGAAACAGTACATTGGTTTGTCTGATGCAAAAATGGTGgtagataatttttctcaaaaaaaagAGACGTGTAGCACGTTTTATTTTAACTTCGAAGTTGATGAAAAACAGTGTCTATCAAGGCTGTTTTGGGCAGACACCATATCTAGGAAAAATTATGCTTTATTTGGTGACATGCTTTCCATCGACTCCACCTTTCGTACAAATAAGTACGACATGGTTTTTGTACCATTTACTGTTGTTGATCAACATAAAAGGTGTGTAACAGTAGGAGCGGGGCTACTATCACACGAGAGCATTGAAACATATACATGGCTTTTCAAAGCATTTCTTGATGCAATGGGGGGTTGTGCACCTAAAGCAATTATAACTGATCAATGTCCTTCTATGAAACCGGCAATTGAAGAAGTATTTCCAGATACATCTCACAGGTTATGCATGTGGCATATTATGAAGAAACTTCGTGAAAAAGTTGATGCGTTTTTATGGCAAGATGAGGATTTCAAGAAGCGTTTAAATGCATGGGTTTGGAACAATCATTGTGAACCTGATGAATTTGAAGAAGCTTGGGCTAATATCATGATTGATTATGATTTGGTAGACCATCCTTGGTTATCGTCTCTCTACGAAATTAAAGAAGATTGGGTTCCTACATATTTTAGAGAAAAATTTATGGCGGGTATTATGAGGGTGACATCAAGATCAGAGAGTGAAAATAGTTTCTTCGATCGTTTTCTTACACCTCATGCGACTCTTGTTGAATTCTGGATGTCTTTTGAGAGTGCAATGGATGCACAACGCCACAAAAAATCAAAACTGAAATCGGAAAATATACACTCAACATCTCCACTGAAAACTCCAGTTCAGTTAGAAAAACACGCTTCAGAAATTTACACGCATGCAACTTTTAAGGATTTCCAGAATGAGTTATGTGCAGCAGTGTACAATTGTGGCATGGTGGACGTACATGTTACGGACGGCACAGAGGTATATATTATCAACGACATAGAGCGAGAAAGAAAGACATGGGAAGTTGCATTTACAgcaagtagagaagaaatcatttgtAGTTGTTGTTTGTATCAACGAATGGGTATGTTATGTAAGCATGTCATATGGGTCTTAAATCATAAGAACATAAGGAGGATTCCAGACAAATATATTCTTAATAGATGGACGAAGAATGCGTTGATGAAGCCCGTCTTTGATGAGCATGGCAATAAAATGGAGGATGTTGGGAAATCAGACAACAAAAAAAGAATGACAAATGAGCTTTGGGAAGAAATGTACTCTTGTGTCAGCCTTGCAGAAGAAAATGAGAAAGACATACAAACGTTAATAGATAAACTTAGAGAAGTCGGAATGGAGATAAAGCAACATCGAGGCAACGAGCCACCAATCCTCAACACGATGTCAGAAATGGAGAGGTATGTTGGGTGCAGCATTCCTAAAGAGATAAACATCCAAGTTCCACAAAAATCACATAATAAGGGGAGTGGTAAGCGAATTCAATCAAGCGTTCTAAAAGCGCTCGAGAAAAGCGGGAAAAAATAA
- the LOC141595159 gene encoding uncharacterized protein LOC141595159, whose product MEAHDEVSTAISTLLSTPICTILPEEPEEYFPPCVDEKKPKLGDLYNTIEEGVQFYKEYAKHCGFQTTLGTTKKGKRKSMVQFSLQVDGKYKVTGFHEGHNHILASPSSMLFMKENRKMTSIQKTFVVKVARLKMGPVKTFRG is encoded by the exons ATGGAAGCACATGATGAAGTTAGTACAGCGATTTCGACATTATTGTCTACGCCAATTTGCACTATTCTACCAGAAGAACCTGAGGAGTACTTTCCACCATGCGTAGATGAGAAAAAGCCTAAACTAGGAGATTTATACAATACCATAGAAGAAGGAGTTCAGTTTtacaaagaatatgcaaaacattGTGGCTTTCAGACTACATTGGGTAcaacaaaaaaaggaaaaagaaaat CTATGGTACAATTTTCGCTGCAAGTAGATGGAAAGTATAAGGTTACTGGATTCCATGAAGGACACAACCATATTCTAGCATCACCATCATCAATGTTGTTTATGAAGGAAAACAGGAAAATGACATCGATTCAGAAGACCTTTGTTGTAAAAGTTGCACGGTTAAAGATGGGGCCagtaaaaacatttagaggttAG